One Burkholderia sp. 9120 DNA window includes the following coding sequences:
- a CDS encoding GNAT family N-acetyltransferase gives MFDPSEAPSPFHLRNASMDDFEFAEALTRANMGGYYRRHHLVWRGDLFLGSWRESENFILEMDGHPIGVLRITQEGDSLHIRDVQIAEGHRRLGAGTYLLDISHQWARERGLHELQLRVFVDNPAARLYQRKGYKLSGPRLAQLGAIRHLARRV, from the coding sequence ATGTTCGATCCATCCGAAGCTCCGTCACCGTTTCATCTGCGCAATGCCAGCATGGACGATTTCGAATTCGCCGAGGCGCTGACTCGCGCCAATATGGGCGGTTACTACCGGCGGCATCATCTGGTGTGGCGGGGCGATCTGTTCCTCGGCAGTTGGCGCGAGTCGGAGAATTTCATTCTCGAGATGGACGGCCATCCGATCGGCGTGTTGCGCATCACGCAGGAAGGCGATTCGCTGCATATCCGCGACGTGCAGATTGCGGAAGGGCATCGGCGGCTGGGAGCGGGCACGTATCTGCTGGATATCTCTCATCAATGGGCGCGCGAACGCGGCTTGCACGAGTTGCAATTGCGAGTGTTCGTCGATAATCCGGCCGCGCGGCTTTATCAGCGCAAGGGTTATAAGCTGAGCGGGCCGCGTCTGGCGCAACTCGGCGCGATTCGTCATCTGGCGCGGCGGGTTTGA
- the gltX gene encoding glutamate--tRNA ligase — protein MTTSVRTRFAPSPTGFIHLGNIRSALYPWAFARKMKGTFVLRIEDTDVERSSTEAVDAILDGMQWLGLDVDEGPFYQMQNMDRYREVLQQMSEAGLVYPCYMSTEELDALRERQREAGEKPRYDGTWRPEPGKVLPEPPAGVQPVLRFRNPLTGVVAWDDAVKGHIEISNEELDDLVVARPDGTPMYNFCVVVDDLDMRITHVIRGDDHVNNTPRQINILRALGAEPPVYAHLPTVLNEQGEKMSKRHGAMSVMAYRDAGFLPEAVVNYLARLGWSHGDAEIFSREQFVEWFDLEHLGKSPAQYDHDKLSWLNAHYIKEADNARLAELVKPFFAELGIDEAALAQGADLTSVVGLLKDRASTLKEIAENASMFYRTPAPEAEALAQHVTDVVRPALADLAAGLKTAEWTREAIAATLKATLGAHKLKMPQLAMPVRLLVAGTTHTPSIDSVLMLFGRDVVVGRIEKALG, from the coding sequence ATGACCACCTCCGTTCGTACCCGTTTCGCACCGAGTCCCACCGGCTTCATCCACCTCGGCAACATTCGCTCCGCGCTCTATCCGTGGGCGTTCGCGCGCAAGATGAAAGGGACCTTCGTGCTGCGGATCGAGGACACCGACGTCGAGCGTTCCAGCACCGAGGCGGTCGACGCCATTCTCGACGGCATGCAGTGGCTCGGCCTCGACGTCGACGAAGGTCCGTTCTACCAGATGCAGAACATGGACCGTTATCGCGAAGTGCTGCAGCAGATGAGCGAAGCCGGCCTCGTCTACCCGTGCTACATGTCCACGGAAGAACTCGACGCATTGCGCGAGCGTCAGCGTGAAGCGGGCGAAAAGCCGCGCTACGACGGCACGTGGCGCCCGGAGCCGGGCAAGGTGCTGCCGGAGCCGCCGGCCGGCGTGCAACCGGTGCTGCGCTTCCGCAATCCGCTGACCGGCGTGGTCGCGTGGGACGACGCGGTGAAGGGGCATATCGAGATATCGAACGAAGAGCTCGACGACCTGGTCGTCGCGCGTCCGGACGGCACGCCGATGTACAACTTCTGCGTGGTGGTCGACGATCTGGACATGCGTATCACGCACGTGATTCGCGGCGACGATCACGTCAACAACACGCCGCGGCAGATCAACATTCTGCGCGCGCTCGGCGCCGAACCGCCGGTGTACGCGCACTTGCCGACCGTGCTGAACGAGCAGGGCGAGAAGATGAGCAAGCGCCACGGCGCGATGAGCGTCATGGCCTATCGCGACGCCGGGTTCCTGCCGGAAGCCGTGGTCAACTATCTGGCGCGTCTGGGCTGGTCGCATGGCGACGCGGAAATTTTCTCGCGCGAGCAGTTCGTCGAGTGGTTCGATCTGGAGCACCTGGGCAAGTCCCCGGCGCAGTACGACCACGACAAGCTGAGCTGGCTGAACGCGCACTACATCAAGGAAGCGGACAACGCGCGTCTCGCGGAGCTGGTCAAGCCGTTCTTCGCCGAACTGGGTATCGACGAAGCCGCGCTGGCGCAGGGCGCGGATCTGACGTCGGTGGTGGGCTTGCTGAAAGACCGTGCGTCGACGTTGAAGGAAATTGCCGAGAACGCCTCGATGTTCTATCGCACCCCGGCGCCTGAGGCCGAAGCCTTGGCTCAACACGTCACCGACGTGGTGCGTCCGGCACTGGCCGATCTGGCGGCCGGGCTGAAGACCGCGGAGTGGACCAGGGAGGCGATCGCCGCCACGCTGAAGGCCACGCTCGGCGCGCACAAGCTGAAGATGCCGCAACTGGCCATGCCGGTGCGTCTGCTGGTGGCCGGCACCACCCATACGCCGTCCATCGACAGCGTGTTGATGCTGTTTGGCCGTGATGTCGTCGTGGGCCGTATCGAAAAAGCGCTGGGATAA
- a CDS encoding patatin-like phospholipase family protein: MKSTPPRLARRNFSLAAASAVLAACTTTGSKLEGSPITATPPPSTPPLDKPQRPVRVALALGGGAARGFAHIGVIKALEARNIKVDLVAGTSAGSVVGALYASGMNGFALNKLALTMDEASISDWAMPFRTRGFLQGIALQNYLNTTLNNRPIEKMVKPLGVVATDLNSGQPILFQRGNTGIAVRASCSVPSIFEPVKIGGHEYVDGGLVSPVPASSARKMGADFVIAVDISQRPESGQTSSSFDVLMQTFTIMGQSIKAYELDKYADIVIRPNLAAMSGSDFSQRNAAILAGEEAVAKMMPELQRKLAAARPVGQAIG; encoded by the coding sequence TTGAAATCCACCCCGCCCCGCCTCGCCCGCCGCAATTTCTCACTGGCCGCCGCTTCCGCCGTGCTGGCCGCCTGCACCACGACCGGCAGCAAGCTCGAGGGCTCGCCGATTACCGCTACGCCGCCCCCCTCCACGCCGCCGCTCGACAAGCCGCAGCGTCCTGTGCGCGTCGCGCTCGCGCTGGGCGGCGGCGCCGCGCGCGGCTTCGCGCACATCGGCGTGATCAAGGCGCTCGAGGCGCGCAACATCAAGGTCGATCTGGTCGCGGGAACGAGCGCCGGTTCGGTGGTCGGCGCGCTGTACGCGTCGGGCATGAACGGCTTCGCGCTCAACAAGCTGGCGCTGACCATGGACGAAGCGTCGATCAGCGACTGGGCCATGCCGTTTCGCACGCGCGGTTTCCTGCAAGGCATCGCCCTGCAGAACTATCTGAACACCACGCTGAACAACCGCCCGATCGAGAAGATGGTCAAGCCGCTCGGCGTGGTCGCCACCGACCTCAACAGCGGCCAGCCGATCCTGTTCCAGCGGGGCAATACGGGCATCGCGGTGCGGGCGTCGTGCAGCGTGCCGTCGATCTTCGAGCCGGTCAAAATCGGCGGCCATGAGTATGTGGACGGCGGCCTGGTGAGCCCGGTGCCGGCGTCGTCCGCGCGCAAAATGGGCGCGGATTTCGTGATCGCCGTGGACATCTCGCAGCGCCCGGAAAGCGGCCAGACCTCCAGCTCGTTCGACGTGCTGATGCAGACCTTCACGATCATGGGCCAGTCGATCAAGGCTTACGAACTCGACAAGTACGCCGACATCGTGATCCGGCCGAATCTGGCCGCCATGAGCGGCAGCGATTTCTCGCAGCGCAACGCGGCGATTCTGGCGGGCGAGGAAGCGGTGGCGAAAATGATGCCGGAGTTGCAACGCAAGCTGGCCGCGGCCCGGCCTGTCGGGCAGGCGATCGGGTAA
- a CDS encoding C40 family peptidase, which produces MQHRNLTQACTRVVAGMFIGVMMAAAPGAFADEVSSFNPNASLSTPSGSNSLSSPSSQASTPDSDGGAKSFLSGMAGKAGDVVVGALNMIGVRYRWGGNTPDSGLDCSGFVRYVFQDTLGMALPRRAEEMSRVGEKVRVSDLKPGDLVFFNTMRRSFSHVGIYIGDNKFVHSPSTGSTIRVDDMDSGYWEKRYTGARRIETSYQDGEDLRKRVNAAIGGNN; this is translated from the coding sequence ATGCAGCACAGAAACCTTACCCAGGCTTGCACGCGCGTCGTCGCCGGGATGTTCATTGGCGTCATGATGGCAGCAGCTCCCGGCGCGTTCGCCGACGAAGTCAGCAGTTTTAATCCGAATGCCTCACTTTCGACCCCCAGCGGGTCGAATTCTTTGTCCTCCCCGAGTTCCCAGGCCAGCACGCCGGATAGCGACGGCGGCGCCAAATCGTTCCTGTCCGGCATGGCCGGCAAAGCGGGCGACGTGGTGGTCGGCGCACTGAACATGATCGGTGTGCGCTACCGCTGGGGCGGCAATACGCCGGATTCGGGGCTCGATTGCAGCGGCTTCGTCCGCTATGTGTTCCAGGACACGCTCGGTATGGCGCTGCCGCGCCGTGCGGAAGAAATGAGCCGCGTCGGCGAGAAGGTCCGCGTCAGCGACCTCAAGCCGGGCGATCTGGTGTTCTTCAATACGATGCGCCGTTCTTTCTCGCACGTCGGCATCTATATCGGCGACAACAAGTTCGTGCATTCGCCTTCCACGGGCAGCACGATCCGCGTCGACGACATGGATAGCGGCTACTGGGAAAAGCGCTACACCGGTGCACGCCGGATCGAAACGTCCTACCAGGACGGCGAGGATCTACGTAAGCGTGTGAATGCGGCGATTGGCGGAAACAACTGA
- a CDS encoding dipeptide ABC transporter ATP-binding protein → MSATPATQNGAQAATPPLLELEHLHVTFGDTVAVNDVTLAIARGERVALVGESGSGKSVTALSILRLLNDAQVSGAIRFDGEDLLAKSEREMRGLRGSDIAMIFQEPMTALNPLYTVGDQIAETIVVHDGVTANEARKRAVALLGRTGIAEPGKRVNSYPHQLSGGQRQRAMIAMALACRPRLLLADEPTTALDVTIRAQIVELLLELQRDEAEKRGMAVLLITHDLNLVRHFAQRIAVMEQGVLVESGPVEQVFASPQHPYTQRLLASRPERTVVPVLPISPVLLEARDVSVDFKAKLPGFSGWFRTGRFRAVAQASVSVRQGETLGIVGESGSGKSTLAMALLGLQRTAHGEIEFQGRALGSYRGAEQTTLRSNMQVVFQDPFSSLSPRQTIERIVGEGLALHRPAMTPEARRDKVVAVLREVGLDRTVLYRYPHEFSGGQRQRIAIARALVLEPRILILDEPTSALDVSIQQQVLKLLAGLQQKYNLGFVFISHDLAVIGAMAHRVAVMQNGSIVESGDVEQIFATPSHPYTRKLLKAALDH, encoded by the coding sequence ATGAGCGCCACGCCAGCCACACAGAACGGCGCGCAGGCCGCCACGCCGCCGCTGCTGGAACTCGAGCATCTGCATGTCACGTTCGGCGACACCGTCGCGGTGAACGATGTCACGCTCGCGATCGCGCGCGGCGAACGGGTCGCGCTGGTCGGCGAATCGGGTTCGGGCAAGAGCGTGACCGCGCTGTCGATCCTGCGTCTGCTGAACGACGCGCAGGTGAGCGGCGCGATCCGTTTCGACGGCGAGGATCTGCTCGCGAAAAGCGAACGCGAGATGCGCGGCTTGCGCGGCTCGGACATCGCGATGATCTTTCAGGAGCCGATGACGGCGCTCAATCCGCTCTACACGGTCGGCGACCAGATTGCGGAAACCATCGTCGTGCATGACGGTGTCACGGCCAACGAGGCCCGCAAGCGCGCCGTCGCGCTGCTGGGCCGTACCGGCATCGCGGAGCCGGGCAAGCGGGTGAACAGCTATCCGCATCAACTGTCGGGCGGGCAACGGCAGCGCGCGATGATCGCGATGGCGCTGGCGTGCCGCCCGCGGCTGTTGCTCGCCGACGAACCGACCACCGCGCTCGACGTGACGATCCGCGCGCAGATCGTCGAACTGCTGCTGGAGTTGCAGCGCGACGAGGCAGAAAAACGCGGCATGGCCGTGCTGCTGATCACACACGATCTGAACCTGGTGCGTCACTTCGCGCAACGCATCGCGGTGATGGAGCAGGGCGTGCTGGTGGAGAGCGGACCGGTCGAGCAGGTGTTCGCGTCGCCGCAGCATCCCTACACCCAGCGGCTGCTCGCGAGCCGACCCGAGCGCACGGTGGTGCCGGTGCTGCCGATCTCGCCGGTGCTGCTCGAAGCGCGCGACGTCTCGGTCGATTTCAAAGCGAAGCTGCCGGGTTTCAGCGGCTGGTTCCGCACGGGACGTTTTCGGGCGGTCGCGCAGGCCAGCGTGTCGGTGCGCCAGGGCGAGACCTTGGGGATCGTCGGCGAATCCGGCTCGGGCAAATCGACGCTGGCGATGGCGCTGCTCGGCCTGCAACGCACCGCGCACGGCGAGATCGAATTCCAGGGCAGGGCGCTCGGCAGTTATCGCGGCGCGGAACAGACCACGTTGCGCTCGAACATGCAGGTGGTGTTTCAGGACCCGTTCAGTTCGCTGTCGCCGCGCCAGACGATCGAGCGGATCGTCGGCGAAGGGCTCGCGCTGCACCGCCCGGCCATGACGCCGGAAGCGCGGCGCGACAAGGTGGTCGCCGTGCTGCGCGAAGTCGGCCTCGACCGCACGGTGCTGTACCGCTATCCGCATGAGTTCTCGGGCGGCCAGCGGCAACGGATCGCGATCGCGCGGGCGCTGGTGCTCGAACCGCGCATTCTGATCCTCGACGAACCGACCAGCGCGCTCGACGTGTCGATCCAGCAGCAGGTGCTGAAACTACTCGCCGGGTTGCAACAGAAGTACAACCTCGGCTTCGTTTTCATCAGTCATGATCTGGCCGTGATCGGGGCCATGGCGCACCGTGTCGCGGTGATGCAAAACGGTTCGATCGTCGAAAGCGGGGACGTTGAGCAGATTTTTGCGACGCCGTCGCACCCGTACACTCGAAAGCTGCTGAAAGCAGCGCTTGATCATTGA
- a CDS encoding ABC transporter permease — protein MNRARLSTDAAARTEPARAFVSPSPARRVWQRFRRQRLGYWSLIVFVVAFAASLAGPLWSNDKPLVVRYDGQLYFPMVKTYAETTFGGDFPTPADYLDPYVMRRLDAPGNFAVYPPNRYYYDTLNYFSKAPNPAPPSRDNWLGTDDRGRDVFARLLYGFRVSVEFGLVLTLIGTVVGIAAGAVQGFFGGRIDIVGQRLIEIWSAMPELYLLIIFSSIFEPGFLLLIVLLSLFGWIGLSDYVRAEFLRNRQQDYVRAGRAMGLSSWQIMWRHVLPNSLTPVITFLPFRMSGAILALTSLDFLGLGVPSPTPSLGELLAQGKANLDAWWISLSTFGVLVAMLLLLTFMGDALRNALDTRIADAMRAGGNQ, from the coding sequence ATGAATCGAGCCCGCCTTTCCACCGATGCGGCGGCGCGCACCGAACCGGCTCGCGCGTTCGTCTCGCCTTCGCCCGCGCGCCGGGTCTGGCAACGGTTTCGCCGGCAGCGCCTGGGCTACTGGAGCCTGATCGTGTTCGTCGTCGCGTTCGCGGCGAGCCTCGCCGGCCCGCTGTGGTCGAACGATAAACCGCTGGTGGTGCGCTACGACGGCCAACTGTATTTTCCGATGGTCAAGACCTACGCCGAGACCACCTTCGGCGGCGACTTTCCGACGCCCGCGGATTATCTCGATCCGTACGTCATGCGTCGTCTCGACGCGCCGGGCAACTTCGCGGTGTATCCGCCGAACCGCTATTACTACGACACGCTGAATTACTTCTCGAAGGCGCCGAACCCGGCGCCGCCGTCGCGCGATAACTGGCTCGGCACCGACGACCGCGGCCGCGATGTGTTCGCACGGCTGCTGTACGGCTTTCGCGTGTCGGTGGAGTTCGGCCTGGTGCTGACGCTGATCGGCACGGTGGTGGGCATCGCGGCGGGCGCCGTGCAAGGGTTCTTCGGCGGGCGTATCGATATCGTCGGCCAGCGGCTGATCGAAATCTGGAGCGCGATGCCTGAGCTTTATCTGCTGATCATCTTCTCGTCGATTTTCGAGCCGGGTTTCCTCCTGCTGATCGTGCTGCTGTCGCTGTTCGGCTGGATCGGTTTGTCCGATTACGTGCGCGCGGAATTTCTGCGCAATCGCCAGCAGGACTACGTGCGGGCGGGGCGGGCGATGGGGTTGTCGAGCTGGCAGATCATGTGGCGGCACGTGTTGCCCAACAGCCTGACGCCGGTGATCACGTTCCTGCCGTTTCGCATGAGCGGCGCGATTCTCGCGCTGACCAGCCTCGATTTTCTCGGCCTCGGCGTGCCGTCACCGACGCCGAGCCTCGGTGAACTGCTCGCCCAAGGCAAGGCGAATCTCGACGCGTGGTGGATCTCGCTGTCCACCTTCGGCGTGCTGGTCGCGATGCTGTTGCTGCTGACCTTCATGGGCGACGCGCTGCGCAATGCGCTCGACACCCGGATCGCCGATGCGATGCGCGCCGGAGGCAATCAATGA
- a CDS encoding ABC transporter permease subunit, with the protein MWSYILKRLLLMIPTLLGVLTLTFVVIQFVPGGPVEQMQHELRKGAENGAPFGLRAHTGVDAQQIAQLKALYGFDKPPLERYGLMLKRFSTFDLGQSYFRHQSVWSLIVSKLPVSISIGLWTFFLTYLISVPLGIAKAVRNGSRFDIATSLVVLIGYAIPGFVLGVLLLVLFGGGTFLQLFPLRNLTSDNWAQLSMGGKIVDYLWHITLPITASVVGSFAVVTMLTKNAFLDEIRKQYVLTARAKGLSERRVLWKHVFRNALLPLIVGFPSAFIGAFFTGSLLIETLFSLDGLGLLSYESVVRRDYPVVLGTLYLFTLIGLATKLISDLCYVWVDPRIQFEQLER; encoded by the coding sequence ATGTGGAGCTACATCCTCAAACGCCTGTTGCTGATGATTCCGACCTTGCTCGGCGTGCTGACGCTGACCTTCGTCGTGATCCAGTTCGTCCCCGGCGGTCCGGTCGAGCAGATGCAGCACGAGCTGCGCAAGGGCGCGGAAAACGGCGCGCCATTCGGGCTGCGCGCGCATACCGGCGTCGACGCGCAGCAGATCGCGCAGCTCAAGGCGCTGTACGGCTTCGACAAACCGCCGCTCGAACGCTATGGCCTGATGCTCAAACGCTTCTCGACCTTCGACCTCGGCCAGAGCTATTTCCGCCATCAAAGCGTGTGGTCGCTGATCGTGTCGAAGCTGCCGGTGTCGATCAGCATCGGCTTGTGGACCTTCTTCCTGACGTACCTGATATCGGTGCCGCTGGGTATCGCGAAGGCGGTGCGCAACGGCTCGCGGTTCGATATCGCGACGAGTCTGGTGGTGCTGATCGGCTACGCGATTCCCGGCTTCGTGCTGGGCGTGCTGCTGCTCGTGCTGTTCGGCGGCGGCACCTTCCTGCAACTGTTTCCGCTGCGCAACCTCACGTCGGACAACTGGGCGCAGTTGAGCATGGGCGGCAAGATCGTCGACTATCTGTGGCACATCACGCTGCCGATCACGGCTTCGGTGGTGGGCAGCTTCGCGGTCGTCACCATGCTGACCAAGAACGCCTTCCTCGACGAGATCCGCAAGCAATACGTGCTGACCGCGCGTGCCAAAGGGCTGTCCGAACGACGCGTGCTGTGGAAGCACGTGTTTCGTAACGCGTTGCTGCCGCTGATTGTCGGTTTTCCGTCGGCGTTTATCGGCGCGTTCTTCACCGGCAGTCTGCTGATCGAGACGCTTTTTTCACTCGACGGTCTTGGCCTGCTGTCGTACGAATCGGTGGTGCGGCGCGACTATCCGGTCGTGCTCGGCACGCTGTATCTGTTCACGCTGATCGGTCTCGCGACCAAGCTGATTTCCGACCTTTGCTATGTGTGGGTCGATCCCCGCATCCAATTCGAACAACTGGAGCGTTGA
- a CDS encoding extracellular solute-binding protein: protein MSIVLTLCGLLMSPAAHAVYAIAQYGEPKYPADFKHFDYVNPDAPKGGTLVLANPSRLTSFDKFNPFTLRGNPAPGVDLTFESLTIGSSDEVASAYGLLADDIAIAPDGLSTTFHINPRARFSNGDPVTADDVKFSLDTLKSPQAAPQFASYFGEITRAVVVDPQTIRFEFRQRNRELPLLAGSMPVFSRKWGMKPDGSRIPFDQMAFEKPIASGPYLIDQYDSGRTITYRRDPNYWGATLPVRVGTNNFDRIVYKLYLDSTVRLEAFKAGEYDALVEYVARNWVRRDVGKKFDSGELIKREFPQHNGTGMQGFILNLRRPLFQDVRVRKALDLALDFQWLNRQLFFNQYTRIDSYFANTDLQAKGLPSPGELALLEPWRAKLDPAVFGLPPKQPDTDPPGSLRANLLQARALLQEAGWTYRDNALRNAKGEPFQFEILDDSGSSAQMEPIVATFIRNLQKLGITATFRVSDFAVYQKRLDAFDFDTTTIRMGDVQVPGSEQIDRFGSKAADTQGSDNVIGLKSPAVDAILRALVQAQTREQLLDATHALDRVLIHGYYVVPHWYSATHRVAFKRGLAWPKTLPLYYGAEGWITSMWWYQPAQTAAQTDAQKPAQTAPSTQP from the coding sequence ATGAGCATCGTGCTCACTCTTTGCGGTTTGCTGATGTCGCCGGCGGCACACGCGGTCTACGCAATCGCGCAATACGGCGAGCCGAAATACCCGGCGGACTTCAAGCATTTCGACTACGTCAACCCCGACGCGCCGAAGGGCGGCACGCTGGTGCTGGCCAACCCGAGCCGCCTCACGAGCTTCGATAAATTCAATCCGTTCACGCTGCGTGGCAACCCGGCGCCGGGCGTGGATCTGACCTTCGAGAGCCTGACCATCGGCAGCAGCGACGAAGTCGCGTCCGCCTACGGACTGCTCGCCGACGACATCGCGATCGCCCCCGACGGCTTGTCGACCACCTTCCACATCAATCCGCGCGCGCGCTTTTCGAACGGCGATCCAGTCACCGCCGACGACGTCAAGTTCTCGCTCGACACGCTGAAAAGTCCGCAGGCCGCGCCGCAGTTCGCATCGTATTTCGGCGAGATCACGCGCGCGGTGGTGGTCGATCCGCAGACCATCCGCTTCGAGTTCCGCCAACGCAATCGCGAGCTGCCGCTGCTCGCGGGCAGCATGCCGGTGTTCTCGCGCAAGTGGGGCATGAAGCCCGATGGCAGCCGGATCCCGTTCGACCAGATGGCGTTCGAAAAGCCGATTGCCAGCGGGCCATATCTGATCGACCAGTACGACAGCGGCCGCACGATTACCTACCGACGCGATCCGAACTACTGGGGCGCGACATTGCCCGTACGAGTCGGGACGAACAACTTCGACCGCATCGTCTACAAGCTGTATCTGGACAGCACCGTGCGGCTCGAAGCGTTCAAGGCGGGGGAGTACGACGCGCTGGTCGAATACGTCGCGCGCAATTGGGTACGGCGCGACGTGGGCAAGAAGTTCGACAGCGGCGAGCTGATCAAGCGCGAATTCCCGCAACATAACGGCACCGGCATGCAGGGCTTCATACTGAACCTGCGCCGGCCGTTGTTCCAGGACGTGCGGGTGCGCAAGGCGCTCGATCTCGCGCTCGACTTTCAATGGCTGAACCGCCAGTTGTTCTTCAATCAGTACACGCGCATCGACAGCTACTTCGCTAATACGGATCTGCAGGCCAAGGGCTTGCCGTCGCCGGGCGAGCTGGCGCTGCTCGAGCCGTGGCGCGCGAAGCTCGACCCCGCCGTGTTTGGGTTGCCGCCGAAGCAGCCGGACACCGATCCGCCGGGCTCGTTGCGCGCCAATCTGCTGCAGGCGCGCGCGCTGTTGCAGGAGGCGGGCTGGACCTACCGCGACAACGCGTTGCGCAACGCCAAGGGCGAGCCGTTCCAGTTCGAGATTCTCGACGACTCCGGTTCGTCCGCGCAGATGGAGCCGATCGTCGCGACCTTCATCCGCAATCTGCAGAAGCTGGGCATTACGGCGACGTTCCGCGTGTCGGATTTCGCCGTCTATCAGAAGCGGCTCGATGCATTCGATTTCGATACCACGACGATCCGCATGGGCGACGTCCAGGTGCCGGGTTCGGAGCAGATCGACCGCTTCGGCAGCAAGGCCGCCGACACGCAGGGTTCCGACAACGTGATCGGCCTGAAGTCGCCGGCCGTCGACGCGATTCTGCGCGCGCTCGTGCAGGCGCAGACGCGCGAGCAACTGCTCGACGCGACGCACGCGCTCGACCGTGTGCTGATTCATGGCTACTACGTGGTGCCGCATTGGTACAGCGCGACGCATCGGGTGGCGTTCAAGCGCGGCCTCGCGTGGCCGAAAACCTTGCCCCTGTACTATGGCGCGGAAGGCTGGATTACGTCGATGTGGTGGTATCAGCCCGCACAAACGGCCGCACAAACGGACGCGCAAAAACCAGCGCAAACCGCGCCGTCAACGCAGCCCTAG
- a CDS encoding MFS transporter, translated as MKTIIGLRWWIIALVCMGTIVNYLSRNALGVMAPELMKLLHMSTQQYSYVVGAFQVGYTIMQPICGLIIDLIGLRLGFALFACLWSLTGVLHGFVGSWLSLAALRGLMGLSEAVAIPAGMKVVAEWFPNREKSVAVGYFNAGTSLGSLLAPPLVVFLSLRYGWQSAFAVTGALGFVWAAAWYLLYRSPSDHPRIGQAERETIVSGQTPATTQRRSIREVLRTRRFWAIAQARFFAEPAWQTFSFWIPLYLATQRHMDLKQIALFAWLPFLAADLGGLFGGYLSPFLMKHLRVPLVWSRIAGVVLGAFMMLGPACIGLVASPYEAIALFCVGGFAHQMISALVNTLAADVFDPSEVGTVAGFAGMSAWIGGLGFSLLVGALADKIGYTPLFGALGAFDLIGATLLIILMRGVSSDARPRHADTGAPA; from the coding sequence TTGAAAACAATCATAGGTTTGCGCTGGTGGATCATCGCCCTCGTGTGTATGGGGACGATCGTCAACTATCTGTCGCGCAACGCGCTCGGCGTGATGGCGCCCGAGTTGATGAAGCTGCTGCACATGAGCACGCAGCAATATTCCTACGTGGTCGGCGCGTTCCAGGTCGGCTACACGATCATGCAGCCGATCTGCGGACTGATCATCGACCTGATCGGCTTGCGACTCGGCTTCGCGCTGTTCGCCTGCCTGTGGTCGCTCACCGGCGTGCTGCACGGCTTCGTCGGCAGCTGGCTGTCGCTCGCGGCGTTGCGCGGCTTGATGGGCCTGAGTGAAGCGGTGGCGATTCCCGCCGGCATGAAGGTGGTCGCCGAGTGGTTTCCCAATCGCGAGAAATCGGTCGCGGTCGGTTATTTCAACGCGGGCACCTCGCTCGGCTCGCTGCTCGCGCCGCCGCTCGTCGTGTTCCTGTCGCTGCGCTACGGCTGGCAGAGCGCCTTCGCGGTGACCGGCGCGCTCGGCTTTGTGTGGGCCGCCGCGTGGTATCTGCTGTACCGCTCGCCGAGCGATCATCCGCGCATCGGCCAGGCGGAGCGTGAAACGATCGTCAGCGGCCAGACGCCGGCCACGACCCAGCGCCGTAGCATCCGCGAAGTGCTGCGCACGCGCCGCTTCTGGGCGATCGCGCAGGCACGCTTCTTCGCCGAACCGGCCTGGCAGACGTTCAGCTTCTGGATTCCGCTGTACCTCGCCACCCAGCGTCATATGGATCTGAAGCAGATCGCGCTGTTCGCGTGGCTGCCCTTTCTCGCCGCCGACCTCGGCGGTCTGTTCGGCGGTTATCTGTCGCCGTTCCTGATGAAGCATCTGCGCGTGCCGCTGGTCTGGTCGCGAATCGCGGGCGTCGTGCTCGGCGCGTTCATGATGCTCGGGCCGGCGTGCATCGGCCTCGTCGCGTCGCCGTATGAAGCGATCGCGCTGTTCTGCGTGGGCGGCTTCGCGCACCAGATGATCTCGGCGCTCGTCAACACGCTCGCCGCCGATGTCTTCGACCCCAGCGAAGTCGGCACCGTCGCCGGTTTCGCCGGCATGTCCGCGTGGATCGGTGGCCTCGGCTTCTCGCTGCTGGTCGGCGCGCTGGCCGACAAGATCGGCTACACCCCGCTATTCGGCGCCCTCGGCGCTTTCGACCTGATCGGCGCGACGTTGCTGATCATTCTGATGCGCGGCGTGTCCAGCGACGCGCGTCCGCGGCATGCCGACACCGGCGCTCCCGCCTGA